The following proteins are encoded in a genomic region of Nicotiana sylvestris chromosome 4, ASM39365v2, whole genome shotgun sequence:
- the LOC104242077 gene encoding oligopeptide transporter 2-like: MAVTMQEKIQQKDPENVVPEENDEESPIEQVRLTVSNDDDPSLPVWTFRMWFLGLLSCALLSFLNTFFSYRAEPLVITMITVQVATLPLGRIMARVLPTRKFKIRSCEFTLNPGPFNMKEHVLISIFANAGSAFGNGPAYAVGIVDITKAFYFRNISFLAGWILVIATQVLGYGWAGIMRKYVVDPAEMWWPSSLVQVSLFRALHEKEEGKSSRGKFFLVVLACSFIWYIVPGFLFPTLSSLSLLCLAFPKSVLAQQIGSGMHGLGIFSFTFDWATIASYLSSPLVYPFFSIVNVIVGYVAIVYILIPFSYWGLNLYNAKNFPLFSADLFNAQGQVYNITAIVNDKFELDKVSYAKHGHIHLSMFFAVTYGLNFAAVVATLTQVALFNGKEIYQRFRATFQGKPDIHTRLMMKYKDIPSWWFHITLALSLALSLVLCIFMKDQVQLSWWGLLLAAFLALIFTLPISIITATTNMSPGLNVITEYIIGMIIPGYPIANVCFKTYGYMSMSQAVSFLQDFKLGHYMKVPPRSMFIVQLIGTILGGTINMGVAWWLLNSIKHICQPDLLPPNSPWTCNSDRVFFDASVIWGLVGPKRIFWGDYIALNWFFVGGAVAPILVWLLHKTFPSQSWIKLINIPVLLGATAAMPPATTLNFNSWIFFGILFNFVIFRYRKKWWQRYNYVLSAALDAGVALMGVVLFFCLSLENVNFSWWGTGGEYCDLATCPTAKGIFVDGCPLT; this comes from the exons atgGCTGTGACCATGcaagaaaaaatacaacaaaaaGATCCCGAAAACGTTGTACCTGAAGAAAATGACGAAGAATCACCAATCGAACAAGTTCGTTTGACAGTATCAAACGACGATGATCCTTCACTTCCTGTTTGGACTTTTCGCATGTGGTTCTTAGGACTTTTGTCTTGTGCTCTTCTCTCGTTTCTGAACACTTTCTTCAGTTATAGAGCAGAACCATTGGTCATAACTATGATTACTGTTCAGGTGGCGACATTACCACTTGGTCGGATTATGGCTAGGGTGTTACCGACGAGGAAATTTAAGATCAGATCGTGTGAATTCACGTTGAATCCAGGGCCGTTTAATATGAAAGAACATGTTTTGATTTCTATTTTTGCGAATGCTGGCTCGGCGTTTGGGAATGGACCTGCTTATGCTGTTGGAATTGTGGATATTACTAAAGCCTTTTATTTTAGGAACATCTCCTTTTTGGCTGGCTGGATTCTAGTGATCGCCACCCAG GTTCTGGGATATGGCTGGGCAGGAATTATGAGGAAGTATGTAGTAGACCCTGCAGAAATGTGGTGGCCAAGTAGTCTTGTTCAAGTTTCTCTTTTCAG AGCTCTACATGAGAAAGAAGAAGGGAAATCCTCAAGAGGAAAATTTTTCTTAGTTGTATTAGCTTGCAGTTTTATATGGTACATTGTTCCTGGTTTTCTCTTCCCAACATTGTCAAGCTTATCATTACTTTGCTTGGCATTTCCTAAATCAGTATTAGCACAGCAAATTGGTTCAGGAATGCATGGCCTTGGAATTTTTTCCTTCACTTTTGATTGGGCTACTATAGCATCATACCTTAGTAGCCCTTTAGTTTATCCTTTCTTTTCCATTGTCAATGTCATAGTTGGCTATGTTGCAATAGTCTATATACTAATTCCATTTTCCTATTGGGGGTTGAACCTTTACAATGCCAAGAATTTCCCTCTATTCTCCGCAGATTTATTCAATGCCCAGGGGCAGGTATATAATATCACAGCTATTGTTAATGATAAGTTTGAGTTAGACAAGGTATCATACGCGAAACATGGACATATACATCTCAGTATGTTCTTTGCTGTTACTTATGGCCTGAATTTCGCAGCTGTTGTGGCTACTCTCACTCAAGTTGCTCTATTCAATGGAAA GGAAATATATCAGAGATTCCGAGCCACGTTCCAAggaaagcctgatattcacacaAGGCTTATGATGAAATATAAGGACATCCCGAGCTGGTGGTTTCACATAACCCTTGCACTTTCATTGGCGTTATCGCTTGTTCTGTGTATTTTCATGAAAGATCAAGTTCAGCTTTCGTGGTGGGGGCTTCTTCTTGCTGCCTTTCTTGCATTGATATTTACCCTACCAATTAGCATCATAACAGCCACCACAAACATG TCTCCAGGACTAAACGTGATCACAGAATACATTATCGGTATGATAATTCCAGGATATCCAATAGCCAATGTCTGCTTCAAGACATATGGCTATATGAGTATGAGTCAAGCTGTTTCATTTCTCCAAGATTTTAAGCTTGGTCATTATATGAAGGTTCCTCCAAGATCAATGTTCATTGTTCAG CTAATTGGAACCATACTTGGTGGTACGATCAATATGGGCGTGGCGTGGTGGCTACTTAATAGCATTAAACACATATGCCAACCTGACTTGCTTCCTCCAAATAGTCCATGGACCTGTAATAGCGATAGAGTATTTTTTGATGCATCGGTTATCTGGGGATTAGTTGGACCAAAGAGAATATTTTGGGGAGATTACATTGCCTTAAATTGGTTCTTTGTTGGAGGGGCAGTGGCACCAATTTTAGTGTGGTTGTTACACAAAACATTCCCAAGTCAGAGTTGGATTAAATTGATTAATATTCCAGTACTTTTAGGGGCAACAGCAGCTATGCCACCAGCAACAACATTGAACTTCAACAGCTGGATTTTCTTTGGAATATTGttcaattttgtgattttcagaTATAGAAAGAAGTGGTGGCAGAGGTATAATTATGTGCTATCAGCAGCATTAGATGCAGGAGTGGCTTTAATGGGAGTGGTTCTGTTTTTCTGCCTTAGTCTTGAGAATGTTAACTTTTCTTGGTGGGGAACTGGAGGAGAGTATTGTGATTTGGCTACTTGTCCTACTGCCAAGGGTATTTTTGTTGATGGATGTCCTTTGACCTGA